A single genomic interval of Leptospira dzoumogneensis harbors:
- a CDS encoding DNA-processing protein DprA, with the protein MDFLSLSSPSLYKILTRSGFLPQSLSKSEVLEKLQKILPKDLKEKAEFDSKYYSSSLKKLGAEIVSYFDPEYPSLLKEIYDPPPNLFCFGNVSLLKLSYLAVVGTRKVSPITLYYSKLIPDFLSSLGLDGIVSGLALGVDKAAMLQALDQEIPVIGVMGTGPEKEYPYENRNLYKRMKSSVNGIVITECPPGFEVRKYAFPKRNRIITGISPSLLVMEAPSKSGALSSASNAISQDRDIFVFDHPLQTQNQGGKKLLSEGANPVSFDNCQKYGERIFHLEEILPSNFEEVPGMLARLGKNKLNGNWIDLGNGFIRSVQQIEKGI; encoded by the coding sequence ATGGATTTTCTTTCCCTTTCTTCTCCAAGCTTATATAAAATCCTAACCAGATCCGGATTTTTACCCCAGAGCCTCTCTAAATCGGAGGTTCTGGAAAAACTGCAAAAAATACTTCCAAAGGATCTAAAAGAGAAGGCGGAATTCGATTCTAAATATTATTCTTCTTCTTTAAAAAAGCTTGGAGCGGAGATCGTTTCTTATTTTGATCCGGAATATCCTTCTCTCCTCAAAGAAATTTATGATCCTCCCCCGAATTTATTCTGCTTCGGCAATGTTTCTCTTCTAAAACTTTCTTATCTAGCTGTAGTCGGAACCAGAAAAGTTTCCCCAATCACATTATATTATTCTAAACTAATTCCGGATTTCCTAAGCTCTCTCGGATTAGACGGTATTGTTTCCGGTTTAGCATTAGGAGTGGATAAGGCGGCGATGCTGCAAGCTTTGGACCAAGAGATCCCGGTAATTGGAGTCATGGGAACCGGTCCTGAAAAAGAATATCCTTACGAAAACAGGAATTTGTACAAAAGAATGAAATCTTCCGTCAACGGTATAGTGATCACTGAATGTCCTCCTGGTTTTGAAGTCAGAAAATATGCATTTCCAAAAAGAAACAGGATTATCACAGGGATCTCACCTTCTCTTTTAGTAATGGAAGCACCTTCTAAAAGTGGAGCATTATCTTCAGCATCAAATGCAATTTCCCAAGACAGAGATATTTTTGTTTTTGATCATCCATTACAGACCCAAAACCAAGGTGGAAAAAAATTACTCTCTGAAGGGGCAAATCCTGTCTCATTTGATAATTGTCAAAAGTATGGAGAGAGAATTTTTCATTTGGAAGAAATTCTCCCTTCTAACTTCGAAGAAGTTCCCGGAATGCTTGCTCGATTGGGAAAAAACAAATTGAATGGTAATTGGATCGATCTAGGAAACGGTTTCATTCGATCCGTTCAACAAATAGAAAAAGGAATCTAA
- a CDS encoding tetratricopeptide repeat protein, protein MRIILLLLFVFLISDCKNLSKFSGKNTKPPTVEDLEAWKRRLNMDESEIIELEKKIREMASKTRSAGALSWKIAQGYMKIGDYDLASKYYNKAIQEEGSGKTEVIGADVHFFESSLPYFDKAQLLMPVDQQLLFETALSYANASKDRGWEPKRRQIAIEIFQSLSRQDTRDSRFPYQLALIYFDSSMADSSWEGINAGFQDQEKAFTLLDSILKKEPRNVPVLFAKGNFLYRSGKAQEAKDIYLHLKNTIEGLKKDGFIKEDLKENESYKNVINNLNKMESSEN, encoded by the coding sequence ATGAGGATTATACTCCTTCTTCTTTTTGTATTTCTGATTTCCGATTGTAAGAACCTAAGTAAATTTTCAGGAAAGAATACAAAACCTCCTACAGTCGAGGATCTGGAAGCTTGGAAACGCCGTTTGAATATGGATGAATCCGAGATCATTGAATTAGAGAAGAAGATCCGAGAAATGGCTTCCAAGACAAGATCTGCAGGTGCTCTTAGCTGGAAGATCGCTCAAGGATATATGAAGATCGGTGATTACGATCTAGCATCCAAATATTATAATAAAGCAATCCAGGAAGAAGGTTCCGGAAAAACGGAAGTGATCGGCGCCGATGTTCATTTTTTTGAATCTTCTCTACCATACTTTGATAAGGCACAACTTCTAATGCCTGTGGACCAGCAGCTTCTATTTGAAACTGCATTGTCTTATGCAAACGCTTCCAAGGACAGGGGCTGGGAACCTAAACGAAGACAGATCGCGATCGAGATATTCCAGTCACTTTCCAGACAGGACACGAGAGATTCTAGATTTCCATACCAATTGGCTTTGATCTATTTTGATTCTTCCATGGCGGATTCTTCTTGGGAAGGGATCAATGCGGGTTTCCAAGACCAGGAAAAGGCATTCACCCTTCTGGATTCTATCCTAAAAAAAGAACCTCGCAATGTTCCTGTGTTATTTGCAAAAGGGAATTTTCTGTATAGATCCGGAAAGGCGCAAGAAGCAAAAGATATCTATTTACATTTAAAAAATACGATAGAAGGTCTGAAAAAAGACGGATTCATAAAAGAAGATCTGAAAGAGAACGAATCTTATAAAAACGTAATTAATAATCTGAATAAAATGGAATCTTCCGAGAATTAA
- a CDS encoding DoxX family protein encodes MQTIGKYVYAVPFLLFGINHFIAGSQMGGMVPVPGGVIWIYVTGAAMIAASVSIFINKKTKLAMILLAVLLGIYIVLLHLPGAIKGDMSSTINTLKDLGLLGGALVIAGISRDNA; translated from the coding sequence ATGCAAACAATCGGGAAATATGTATATGCTGTCCCGTTCCTACTTTTTGGGATCAATCACTTCATAGCCGGAAGCCAAATGGGCGGAATGGTCCCTGTTCCGGGCGGAGTTATTTGGATCTATGTAACAGGAGCAGCAATGATCGCAGCTTCGGTCAGCATTTTTATAAATAAAAAAACCAAACTCGCGATGATCCTATTAGCCGTACTTTTAGGAATTTACATTGTTCTTCTACACTTACCGGGAGCAATCAAAGGAGATATGTCCTCCACTATCAATACCTTGAAAGATCTGGGTCTTTTAGGTGGAGCTTTAGTAATCGCTGGAATTTCCAGAGACAACGCTTAA
- a CDS encoding GNAT family N-acetyltransferase has protein sequence MGLRKKNDLPQGWRMVRSEDLQILIQMEKTVFGNSSWSNYSVQSHIENHPAWIKEDTGFIFYMDLIDFSELLRIGILPEKRKKGEAESVLKTLCDLFPKVILEASNLNTSAISLYTKLGFMESGRRKSYYGPGEDAILMEKFR, from the coding sequence TTGGGTCTAAGAAAAAAAAATGATCTTCCCCAAGGTTGGAGAATGGTCCGGTCTGAAGATTTACAAATTCTGATCCAAATGGAAAAAACGGTTTTTGGAAATTCTTCCTGGTCCAATTATTCCGTCCAAAGTCATATCGAAAATCATCCTGCTTGGATCAAAGAAGATACAGGCTTCATATTTTATATGGATCTAATTGATTTTTCGGAATTATTACGAATAGGAATACTTCCCGAAAAACGTAAAAAAGGAGAAGCCGAGTCCGTTTTAAAAACTTTATGTGATCTTTTTCCAAAAGTTATTTTAGAAGCTTCTAATTTGAATACTTCCGCTATTTCTTTATATACTAAATTAGGTTTTATGGAATCAGGAAGAAGGAAATCTTATTATGGTCCGGGAGAAGACGCAATCTTAATGGAGAAGTTCCGCTAA
- the ispF gene encoding 2-C-methyl-D-erythritol 2,4-cyclodiphosphate synthase translates to MFRIGQGLDFHRLETNETRPLILGGAVIDSEYALIGHSDADIVIHALADAILGAMGLGDIGQYFPDTDPSLKNMDSKLILQKTLDLAKEKNFSLVNIDCTLIGERPKIAPHRIKIQSSLSNLLGLPEDCVSVKATTTEKMGALGRTEGLGASCVVLLQKN, encoded by the coding sequence ATGTTCAGAATAGGACAAGGACTAGACTTCCACAGACTGGAAACAAACGAAACCCGCCCGTTAATTTTGGGCGGGGCTGTAATCGATTCGGAATACGCGCTCATCGGTCATTCGGATGCGGATATCGTAATACACGCGTTAGCCGATGCGATCTTAGGAGCTATGGGCCTCGGAGATATAGGGCAATATTTTCCGGATACAGATCCTTCTCTCAAAAATATGGACTCCAAATTGATTTTGCAAAAAACTTTAGATCTTGCTAAAGAGAAAAATTTCAGTCTGGTGAATATCGACTGTACTCTGATCGGAGAAAGACCTAAAATTGCCCCGCATAGGATCAAGATACAATCTTCTCTTTCTAATCTATTAGGACTTCCCGAGGATTGTGTTTCCGTGAAAGCGACTACTACCGAAAAAATGGGAGCCTTGGGCAGAACCGAAGGATTGGGCGCAAGTTGCGTGGTACTTTTGCAGAAAAATTAA